In Verrucomicrobiia bacterium, the sequence TGGGTTTTGGAGCCACCGGCTGGCTGGCGGCCCAGGCGGGCCGGCTCACCCGCGGCCTCGAACGCACCATTCACGAACGCACTGGCCGTCTCCAAAACGAAGTCGCCGAACACAAAGAGACCACCGTCCGGCTGCGCGAGACTGTCGAGCTCTTTAAACAGGTCACCGAGAATATCACCGAGGTCTTCTGGGTAACCGATCCGGCCAAGAATCGCGTCAACTATGTCAGCCGTGGCTTTGAAAAAGTCTGGGGCAGGCCACGCCAGGCCATTTACTCCTGCCCGGCTATTTGGTTGGACGCCGTGCATCCCCAAGACCGCGACCGTGTCACACAGGCCATGTACACCCAGCAGATCGCCGGCGAGTACGACGAGGAATACCGCGTCCGGCGTCCGGACGGCTCGGTATGCTGGGTCCATGATCGCGCCTTTCCGGTCCTCAATGAACGCTCCGAGGTCTATCGTATCGTCGGCATCGCCGAAGACATCACCGAGCGCAAACGCGCCGAGCAACTCATGGAGGCCCAGCGCGATATCAGCGCCGCCTTGAGTATCACCAGCGACCTCCGCGCCGCGCTCCAGCGCCTCCTCGAAGCCGCCACCCGTCTCGAAGGTATCGATTGCGGCGGCGTTTACTTGGCTCAGGAAAACGGCGCCCTGGATTTGGCCGCACACCGGGGGCTTTCTCCCGCCTTTGTCTCCCGCGTCGCCCATTACGAGGCCGACTCAAGCGAAGTGGCTCTGGTCCGTGAAGGCCGCATGCTCTATCCCATCTGTGGACCCGAATGGAATACCGAAGGTTCCTTCTGGAGCGGCGAAGGCTTGCGCGCGCTCGCCGTCCTCCCCCTCCAACATGAAGGCGAGATGCTCGGCGCCCTCAGCCTCGGCTCCCATGAACAGGACGAAATACCCCCCCAGATGCGCGTCGCCCTTGAAACCGTCACCGCCCAGGCCGCCGGCGCCATCGCCCGCATCCGCTTGGAACGCGAAATCCTCGAAATCAGCGACCGCGAGCAGGCCCGCATCGGCCAGGACATCCACGACGGCTTGTGCCAGCTCTTGATCGGCG encodes:
- a CDS encoding PAS domain-containing protein, with the protein product MTITAVGLALNKLVALSGLDHTKGRSPGKRITAIGLAYTCLVGSMNLISTRGLSFDLFYLFGCAAVGWGAGVRPALLVALASGVFVYFDAVQTGAVSLPGWIVYWNSALRIVGFGATGWLAAQAGRLTRGLERTIHERTGRLQNEVAEHKETTVRLRETVELFKQVTENITEVFWVTDPAKNRVNYVSRGFEKVWGRPRQAIYSCPAIWLDAVHPQDRDRVTQAMYTQQIAGEYDEEYRVRRPDGSVCWVHDRAFPVLNERSEVYRIVGIAEDITERKRAEQLMEAQRDISAALSITSDLRAALQRLLEAATRLEGIDCGGVYLAQENGALDLAAHRGLSPAFVSRVAHYEADSSEVALVREGRMLYPICGPEWNTEGSFWSGEGLRALAVLPLQHEGEMLGALSLGSHEQDEIPPQMRVALETVTAQAAGAIARIRLEREILEISDREQARIGQDIHDGLCQLLIGAAFSANSLQQLLRQRDPSEASSAAKFCSLLDEAITESRRVCRGLYPVRLKTDGLVPALEELANTVSERFNIQCGLQTDLQHVSCDLTTSTHLYRIAQEAVNNAVKHSGSRHICIQLTGAAGEIELMVRDDGAGIKGALHRSSGMGLHIMDYRARSIGGRLYINGNPAGTVVSCRVPQIGDPISGVLAPQSQ